The Aricia agestis chromosome 3, ilAriAges1.1, whole genome shotgun sequence genome includes the window tcttaaaataaattacagatATTTTGATATTACCTATTTTTCATGTAAAGAATTTTGGAGAGAAAACAACTATTTAATATACCCTGCGCTTTAAAGGGCTGAGATCATTAACCTCGAGTATTGTTTTAAAAGCTAATTCAATTACTTTtcaccttaaaaatattatcctatcagcttaccttaagaggatacaccaggggctagagaaatgaaaaaaaagtacgtgtaatatctatagctgtctcccttacctcaagcctataccgcagaacgcgatagagacaactgcagaaaatccagaaaatcaacgattcgttgtccccggattccttctccaaaacttaaccgatttaagtacttttttcattaaagattaaaaaaaggcttgagctgtgttcctatgttttgcttttttttgtataatctaaccaaatctgttttctggacgtttgaacacagcggaaaatctggccatttttttaggtttttgaacgttcatatcttatttaataattaaattatgaaaaaaaagaaaacatagggacattgtattagtggccgtagatattcaggaaaaaaattataactctactagcattatccagggaggaaacaggggacaacgtttgtatggaaaaaatggcggtgtggaatcctcttaaaagtCTACGACGGActttaaaagtatttattttagatCCTTTAAAAGcgtaaagtaattttatttatttatcctaaatatgtgtatttattATAAGGTACTTTAAGGTACTTTTGTTTcgtataaagaaattaaaattactttaggCTCcactcaaaaatataagtacctataatAAGGTATCTACTTATATTTCggataaagaaattaaaatttctttaCACTTTTAAAGGATCTAAAATAAAGACTTTTAAAGTCCTTCTTAGTCCTTCGTAAACTTTTAAGGTAAGCTGATAAGATTAATGTTTTTAAGGTATCAGAAATTAATTGACTGCCTAAACGTCTATCATAAGCGATAATCATATTAAACAGAGCAGTAATATCCGTATTCGTATCGTTATTCAAACTCATAAGTCTATAACCCTACATACTACTCTAGCCAAAACTAAAGTAAGATATGGGTATTTTTCATTAatcatcaatcaatcaattaaAATTGAGATTTGTTAGCCAATGTTTGATAGCTAAAGAACCTATACTTTTCACAAAATAATATCGATTGATAAACATAATAACAAGGTTCGGGAACgttttaatagtttattaaaaataattacggCTTTGTGGTTTTTCTCAATATaaatgtacttaataaataataataaatttaaacgaCACGTACAACGTGCATTACAgttcttttaatattagttATGTACAGTCAGCAGTAGAAAAttgtacaaaaatttaaaaagttgtttcgTATAAAAAGGGGTAATCCGCAGATGGTATACAACTCTCGATGTTGCTGGGGTTGGCTCAGCGATGTTGTTGCTGGGGTTGGCTCAGCGGTGTTGCTGGGGTTGGCTCAGCCGTTGCTGCGCAGCGGGCAACGCTTATTCCGCGGCGGGCGCCGCCTCCTCCGCCGCTGGCGCTTCGCCCTCTGCCGTTTGTTTAGGAGGCCAACCATCGCACATTTTTCGCAGGAAAGCTGTGGAGCATAGAGAATATTATAGCGtctcataataaataaattggtaAGTTATTACAAGAAACTGACGTTACATTATGATGCGATTGGGTAGTTGATGATTTGTAAGCAGAATATTGTGATTTGAATAAAGACATCATTATTTGAAACTTAATTTTAGTAAACGGTGCTTATTCCACCGTCATATATTCAAAAAcagataaaatttaaattgttaacAATATAATAGTGACGTTATGAGATTGTTTATGCTATCTCTATAATTTAATCATTAACAacataattgtaaaaaaatattttgaattatgAAATAGAAGCCAATGTTAAATACAAAGAagcattttattaatttagaaaAATCAAGAACCCAATTGACgaattaatatcaataataaatttaatgaaTAAAGTTAACACagtaaagtataaaaatgtagAGTCACATGTTTTCAAATATCATAATGTAACGAATTTAGTAAAAAGACTGAAATATATTGCAAATCGAAGCATTAGACACATAAATTGAGAATTTATCCTCGATAGAAATGCGAGTAgagtttttaaaagcttttcaaTTTCACCAACACTTGTAAATGTTACTTTTCCGTCTACACATCTTTCTCTTTCATTAAAACGAATAACGAGAGAGATAGaatgatataaatattatttaacaggTGTTGACAAAATTGTAACGAATCCTAGAACATAGAATCGCTAGGCGTTTTGAAGACAAAGCGAAAACGGACGTCGACAGACGACACCACTACTTTCACTTACGATCTTATAACTAATTTTGAAGACATTGTATTGCTCTACGCCATGACCTTCTTCAGGAATGCTGAAAATGGATAAAAGGGAAACACACACACAATCAGCAAGTTTTGTATTGGTTTACTTAGCGGTGTATGTCTCAGCGACACCGCTGCAGGTGCagtcaaattaataatatatttaaaagtatatttataatatgtaaagaaAAACTTCATGGTTTATTTAAAGTGCACACACAAAGTGGGTgtgatttgaaaatatttaaagcttTTGTGCAAAATGTATGAAAGAATGCTTTTTTGACGAACTTGGCATGGCTTATGAATAGATTTTTTGACGTTCGTCAAAAATTATTTCTCATCATTGTTTAAATTGTTTCTGtcacaaatttattttttcgaatAGTTATTGATGTGGAAATATTACAACTTTGTTTCAGGGGGAATAATGGTAGAGCTTATAACTATCAGTATCAGAAAGTAAGTTTGTGAGAGAAAcaaagattttaattttaaaatttccattttaTGATGGGGATTGGTGAAGtttaatattgaaaaaataaataaaatttatataatttttaaagggATTATGCAAAGTTCAAAAGGAAGTTTATATATTTGAAAAGTCAAAACATTATAGTCTCAGTGCTGCCAGATTATAGACGCCAGATACCAGATGTGGCAGTCTGAGTGTTAGGAAACAACATGATTTACGaatttaagattattttttacgGATCTTTCTTAGTCTTAagagaatattataattcaatgatctggcaacactgctaaAACCGGGAAGTATAAGTAGTATAATACTCACAAGCATATGGAATCATGCCGTCATCGTCTTCGGGGTCCATGCAGTCCTTGCATACTTCCGCGACCTCTGCGTCATCAAGTTTCTCACCTGaagataacaaaataaataagtttaaaTTTCGAAAAAACTTTACATCATAATTTCAACATTCAGAATGTAATACTACCCGTTATGGCCAATATAAGACGCAGGCTTAAGATCCTTAAAGTTTACGCTTTTAATGAAAACTGTTTACGGTTTGCTCTActgtcttttttattttttttaagacatGAGGTTAAATTGAATGTAGTATTTCCAAAGTAAGCACACGCACATAACAATGTTTAAatttagagaaaaaaaaagaatcaataATCAATAATCTATTTTGTAATCTCTATGTCGCTGGTTCTAAATCAGTGTTGGCAGATGATCGGAGTCTAAATAAAAGTTTTCTACCTAGCGCTGAATCAGATGTGTCTTCAGATCTACCTGCGATCGAAATAACATGGCTGCTAGCCAAATGCTCAAACAAGTAAAAgttaatctttatttattagCTATCGTTGTTTTCGTTGGAACAGATAGCTTACGAGTGAACCTAGGAAAACCGTTTATTCGATTAGAACAAAAACAAGCTAAAGTTGTTTACGAATCTAATAACAACATTAAATTTCTCCAGAACTTGTTTCAGGTCCTACTATTGCTAGGCAAAAAAATGTATGGctgaactttaaaaaatgtaagttCACTAACAAGAGCCATGGTTGGCCTTGACTGATAGGGAAGGAGGCTGACAAGTGCATACAGCATAGCACACTCTTTGATATGGTGAAGCCTTTGGTCGAATCAAGATCTAGAAGACGAATGCCAATAGAGTCCCTTGACTGACCCAACCTTATCCGTAATCGCATTAATATTTACTAggtaaaagccgagctttgtgagggctcgcgtcgtcagtcgtcacaccttgactgacttatgataacacatctacctataaataaaaattactatgttaaagcacaataTCCGATATAGGCgagatagtttttccgtaaagtgtatcacaaaatgtttaggttgtgggatattactagggctcgcttcgctcgccctgattatgtATCATTACTTAGTATTGATATGTTACTCTTACATTAAAAGGATCGTAATGCGTTGATACCTTGTAAATAAACGGttaaacacttatttttttatttcgtatTGCCCCATAAACCTTATTTAATCCATTCAGTTTCAAGTTCAAAATTGTTTTGAGGCTCACGTgtggtaaaataattattgtaagtaaaaTATTCTTACCTAAAGCTAAGAGTGTGTGTGTAAGTTCAGCGCCAAGCATCAGACCATTTTCGTTCTTGTCATACAGTTTCAAACATTCCAAGAAATCTTCATAGACTCCCTGGTCCTTGTCTTTTTTGCATTGGCTGTAAATGGGAAGGAACTCCTCAAGCTAGAAAGAAACAATAACGATCAATAAAAATCATAGCGGAACACAAaagtattttgaaattattcatCACAGGAATGTTATAACTTGTTATGAAGAATGTGTAAAGCAAAGTcaaatataaagtttataacTTTAATTGGTTGGTTAAATTCATTGATCAACCCATAGATCTGTCaaataattcaaattaaaattttttcgTCAATCGTTATAATTTGTGTTGTCCATGATTGCTATTATAACATAACTGCTACTAATAAGATGAGTGCTTTGCTAAATtaatacatcatcatcatcgtctatTTCATCCATAGCATTCAAGGTTTCTTCACCTATGCTGCTGCTGGTTCAATGTTACTACTTACTGATAGCATCTTCTCGCCCTTCTTCTTTGTACCACCGAGCTTTTCGATGGTTGCCATTGTGGGGTTTGAGTTGAGTGCCCTCAGCACATCGCCTAGGTTGAAGGCGTCGATCTTGCCGCTGCCATCGAAGTCGTAGATAGAGAAGGCGAAGGATGCCCCTGAAGAAGAGATAGAAGTTAATTAACGTTTTGTTGTTCCGTTCCTTTTTAAATgctatttagtatttgttttgttGGTAGGCTCAATCATTGTAGGTTAAGTTGAAAAAACTTGAACTGTTTATTTGCCATTGACTCACATTTTTCATCAACAGTCCTTGCTAGTGTTTCTACATACGAGTATTTATCTTCatctattaatttttaaatttcagtattatttgtaaaaaaaaaagcctATTCAATTTTcttttaacattattatgttaaaaggtACATTGTTAACATTATTATGTATCAGGTGTTTGTACGTGGGTAGGCGTAGGCGATTCCGTAATAGTATCTTTCCCTCTACTTCTCGATTTGTTCGTTTCGCATTCGTTGAGTCACAATCTAATTATATCTCGATTGTGACTGTCCCAATTTCAATACTTCCACCTATTTGTTGCTAAATAATCGTTAAACTGATgtctaattatatttaatttagcgTCTGTTTATTATCGATGACCTcgataaatattttgaattagcgaaattaatattcaattaacgtctctattaaaattattgttcctCCTTCCGAATGTTTCGGTCGCCTTGGATGCAAATGTCAAGAGCGAATTTGTGGTCTTGAATAAAACGAGGCCTGCATTTCcgtatttatgaaataatttctTCGGCCCCAGCACGCCGATAATTGGCAATGCGTCGTCGGTGAAATCCGAGCGGAGTTTCTCTGTTTGGGCGGGCGGGCTGGTCACGTGACGCAATGAGTTAATTTGGGAACGGCGCTCGCGCAACCACGGAGCCCCATTGCGACCGACATCTCATAGCAACCGGTGTGCTCGGACACATAAGATTCAACACGATGATTACTAAATAAGATTCCAACTATCGATAACGAAAGTATAAGAATCTTTAAAGAATTTGAACTGTTCAACCTTCAAACACACATTTTATCACAGGTTTTTTCTTCAATAGACATTTGCAAAGATATAAGAGAATAAGTAATGATTAACCTATACAATGTTAGAAATTCAAAATGTAAAACACTGGACATTTAAAGTTATTTAGTTTAGTTTAAGAAATCGTTTGTCTCATCTTCATCTTTATTAACCTAAATTCTTTGGACACTATGCAATCACTACTTAGTTTTGAATAACAGTTCAATACTCACTTTCAACGTCGTTCTTGCTGAGGTCGCTCTGAAAAATGACCAAAAATATTTCGTTACATTGTGTTACAACTTAGTGTGGAGTTATGTGGTGCACGGTGGGTCTGTGTTTCACGCACTGTATGTACTCGCTCTGGAGTCCGAGGgacattttatttcactttCGCGAAATCACGGCACTTTGGACTATCAGCGAATCTCGCGAGCTCCGGTCTGCGGAATCTGTATCACGAGGTTTTATCACTGGTTAGATCCGAGTTTTCACTGATCCGTGGCACAATTTCACTGGTTAGTGACTCACCATTTTGTGTGGTGTCGGTTCCTTCCCGGTCTTCACTGGCAGACGTTCAGACAAGAAGTGGGGCTCGGGAACTTTTCGCCGGACTGTTTTAACCGATTGAGATGGCGCTCTCGCGTGGATATTCGAGATTTAGCCCAGGAATCCACGACTGTTCTATTTTCAGCGGAGTTGAACCGTGCCGACGCCGCCGCAGACTCGCAACTGGGACGTGTGCGCGAAAGAGACCAGGAGTATTTTCAATTTTCCCATAATAAACGCCGATTTATACATAGTACGTATGTACTATAAACTAAGTCTATCCGATACACGTATATATTCTTGGAATCCGAGGTGCGTGTAGGAAAATATATTGTTCGAGCGGAGCTATTGTCATTATGtcatatgtgggagagccatgcttcggcacgaatgggccggctcgaccggagaaataccacgttctcacagaaaaccgccgtgaaacagcgcttgcactgtgtttcgctgagtgagtgagtttaccggaggcccaattcccttctttatcctcccctattcccttcccttaccatccctaccctcccctattaccctattccctcttaaaaggccggcaacgcacctgcagctcttctgatgctgtgagtgtccatgggcgacggaagttgctttccatcaggtcacccgtttgctcgtttgcccccttctttcattaaaaaaaaaaatgtgcgcCGGAGTGACTGTACACTCAAAAATATTACGCACCTActtatttgtacaaaaatgcGTGGGAAGAGTATTTTGGGCAATCGATTAAGCCAAGACAATTAAGTAACGTAATAAAATGTGAACTACACtcgcatttaaatattttgcgcaaaaacataaaaaagctTCTAATATAGACATCTTAATATGTATTTAGTGATCTTTAATTACATAGATGCAGACCttgataatttaaattaatcaaaACTAAAAGACATATGAATGGTAAATTCATAGAACTGTGCATTTAAACAACCTACGTGATATAACTTATCGCTTTTATTGTATCTGATAAACTTAAATATCTAAGCTCTTTACTTGAATCAGGTCAAGCTGTAAGCTATCGACGACACTTGAACTCGCCGTGgcagctttttatttttatgctctGACTTTTTCAATAGCAAAAGGTTCAAGTAAGAAATAactttgtatttaaaataatttaaatgcttTAATAAATACTACATTGGCCAGGTTTAATACATAGTATTCCTGACCAGCCAACTTTAGGGAGTAAAACTATAAAACATAATTAACCAAAAAGCTCTggaataaaaatttattgtttgttcagcaaaaactaaaaaaaaaattaagaatttcTGAATTGCACTTTAGAGCCAAGTTCCTTCCAAAGAGCTGAATTGACAAATGTTCCGCTAATGGTGTTGAACTTCCATGTACTACGTGAAAAGGTGGCACGAGATGGCCAGTGGTCAAATACACTGCTAGCCCGTCTCTTCACCCTTGGAGACAAAGGGCTCATGCCTCGCTCTGCACCAGTCCATCCACGACTTATCTAAAAGAATTAAAGCATGAGTCGAAATGCGATACATTTCAAagtttagatttaaaaaaactttgatgacatatatatataaaactcaaaggtgactgactgacatggtgatctatcaacgcacagcccaaaccactggaccgatcaggTAGACAgacaggtagatattatgacgtaggcatccgctaagaaaggattttgatcaattccacctccaaggggttaacaTAGggaataaaagtttgtatataataatacttcttatcgcgagcgaagccgcgggcaaaagctcgtcacaGATAAAATCGTAGGGTATTTAAACGTCTAACAACGTAAGTAGTAAGGCATTATtgttatactatactatagtactatactatattatagtatatcgGCATCTATACTATAGTATATCAGCATCAGTTATAGGTATAAGTCCATATTAAACAAATTCATTTGCAATAAAAGGATTTGTAAAGCAACTTTTATACAAACGTTAACGTTGCGATTGGCGAATAGTTTTTCGCTAAGGGCCAAcgcacaccacaaccacaccacatcgcaacgacaaaatgtcgtcgagcagtggttacgtgtgaatggtgtcgctgcagctttttgtagttgcgttgtggtaccgacaaaatgccgatGTGCTTGCGATGCGGTTACGTACGAatgtcaatgaaacggagggggggagagcgcgggcggtgtgcgcgtcattgcatcgacgcaacgttgtggttgcgatgtggtcggccacgGTTGTGATGTGGTcggccgtggttgcgatgtggtcggtatcccTCAAGTAGTCGACAATggctgcaaaatgtggtacgtgtgaatagtccagttcatatacaatacgaaatatacgcccgaccacgtggtgtggttgtggtgtggttgtcgtgtgaTTATGGTACGTGTGGGTTAGGGCCACCTAAGTGTATCTGCTTGGGCAACAGATACAAATACTACCTGTACCTTGTATTTTCTCATTGACTTCCTCCACAACCAACTGCGCAAACGAGCCAGGATTTTTCTACTCTGCAGCCGACATCGGTAAATCAATGTGCGTTTACGAGAATCTGTCAATAGATCTGCATTTTTGGATGATGTGGGCATTCCAAAATTTTCCTGAAAATGTTTGCACACCGATATAGGCACTCCAGTAAAATGGTGTTTGGAATCAATCCAAAAAACTATTTGTCATTAGGTGCTTTCTTAGTTTCGGATTAtcaaaaataaacatatataATTCCCGTGGTGACACCCGTCCAGGCTTTTTTATAGATTAGTTAATAACATTCAGGTTTTGAAAATTTCTCAACTGCACTGCAATGTATTCTGCGTCCTATCATGTATTTACCTACTTTACAGGATGGAACAAAACTAagttactttagggtgtgtctttgtccttatagagagttcactatgaaagtagcagcgctgaaagtccaatttttttcacttttgtataggcaagcgccccatcgtcacgagtttccccatacaaaagtgaaaagaaaaatgatatttcagcactgctactttcacagtgaactctctacgagtaACACGTACCCACCCCGAAGTTttgatacaccctgtatacagtgtgaaacaaaaataagtgataatattttacggtgtgtacgtgctccttgtaaagagttcactgtgaaagtagcagctctgaacagcgatttttttttcaattttgtatggggaaaggcccgagcgtcacgagttccccatacaaaagtgaaaaaaaatgttggtctttcagcgctgctactttcacagtgaactctttacaaggagcacgtacacaccgtaaaatattatcacttatttttcttacaccctgtatacattaAAATGTTTAGTACTTTTCAAC containing:
- the LOC121725702 gene encoding myosin light chain alkali isoform X2 yields the protein MSDLSKNDVERASFAFSIYDFDGSGKIDAFNLGDVLRALNSNPTMATIEKLGGTKKKGEKMLSLEEFLPIYSQCKKDKDQGVYEDFLECLKLYDKNENGLMLGAELTHTLLALGEKLDDAEVAEVCKDCMDPEDDDGMIPYASFLKKVMA
- the LOC121725702 gene encoding myosin light chain 1 isoform X1 — its product is MSDLSKNDVERASFAFSIYDFDGSGKIDAFNLGDVLRALNSNPTMATIEKLGGTKKKGEKMLSLEEFLPIYSQCKKDKDQGVYEDFLECLKLYDKNENGLMLGAELTHTLLALGEKLDDAEVAEVCKDCMDPEDDDGMIPYASFLRKMCDGWPPKQTAEGEAPAAEEAAPAAE